Part of the Bacteriovorax stolpii genome, ATCTTTCTTTTAAAAGAATCCAGTTCACGCCTGATCTTCTGCCATCGGATCTTATTGGGACGATGATTTATAGTCAGAAGAACGAAGAGTTTAGTACCAAATTCGGGCCGATTTTTACACAGCTTCTGCTGGCCGATGAGATCAACCGTGCACCAGCAAAAGTTCAGGCTGCTCTTCTTGAAGCCATGGCCGAAAAACAAGTGACAATTGGGGATGAAACACACAGGCTTTCTTCTCCTTTCGTCGTACTGGCGACTCAAAACCCAATTGAGCAAGAGGGGACATACCAACTTCCAGAGGCTCAGCTTGACCGTTTTATGATGAAGATCAATGTTGATTACCCTTCATTTAAAGCAGAAAAAAATATCCTGGATTTAAAGAAGAGTGCTCTAAATAAACTTGAAGCCGTTCTTTCGACGGATGATTTAATTACAGCTCAAGAGATTGTCGAAAATATCTATGTCGATGACAAAATCAAAGACCTGATTGTTAAAATCGTTCACGCCACAAGGCCAGGCTCAGAGTTTTTCCCGAAAGAGTATAATGGGGTGATTATTTCAGGGGCTTCACCAAGAGCAGTTATCTGGCTTTATAAAGTTTCTAAGTTTATGGCCTTTATGGATGGAAAAGATTTCGTAACTCCAGACCATATTTTAAAAATTGTCCCAAGTATTCTTGGACATAGATTGATTCTTTCTTACGAAGCTTCAATTGATAACTTTAAGGGAGCTGATGTAGCTCTAAAGATTGCTAAGTCATTAGTGTAATTTATGAATATTAACGAAGTCAGAAAAGTTGTCGGTAAACTTCGCGCCAATCTGTTTAGAAGGGCGAATTCTCATTCTGTTGGGATGTTGAAGACCAACATCAAGGGAACCGGACTTCAGTTTAAAGAACACCAGGTTTATACCTTTGGTGATGATATCAGATTTATCGACTGGAAAATCCTCGCC contains:
- a CDS encoding AAA family ATPase — its product is MSTEVRARINEALKEAKGIIFGQDNLLDAIMASLICEGHLLIEGMPGLGKTLSVSTISKLCDLSFKRIQFTPDLLPSDLIGTMIYSQKNEEFSTKFGPIFTQLLLADEINRAPAKVQAALLEAMAEKQVTIGDETHRLSSPFVVLATQNPIEQEGTYQLPEAQLDRFMMKINVDYPSFKAEKNILDLKKSALNKLEAVLSTDDLITAQEIVENIYVDDKIKDLIVKIVHATRPGSEFFPKEYNGVIISGASPRAVIWLYKVSKFMAFMDGKDFVTPDHILKIVPSILGHRLILSYEASIDNFKGADVALKIAKSLV